TACAACTTAAGTCCAAAAATTAAAGAGGACCCTAGAGATTTATAGGTAGAAGCATGCAGTACATGTTTAGGCTTCTGCCACTTCATTCAATGATCTTTAATTTTTAAGCTTGACTTTCTTACAGACATCCGTAGACCATGCATGCATGATGCAATGAGCCATCAAAAACCGGGACAGCTTCAAAACCCGGTAACTCAtgaagaacggaggaagtatatatatatatatagaggaatCTATATATGAAATACCATGTACTTGATATATTGAAATAAAACATACGTACTCCCTGcctataaattaaaattatttacttCGTACCATATTAATAGAAGTTCTAGTAATAGTAAATCTTCTTGAAGTAGTAAAGAAGTGACGGAAAAAAAGGGTGTGACTACTAGGAACAAGAGCAATATTCTTGAATCTACAAATTAAGATAGTGGACTAGAAAAGTGAAAAATCATTATCGAATATGACCCGAGCATACAATTGAACGGATACAACAATAAGCATAAACGTGTTGATGAAACATAAGAATCCAAGTGTGTAACATACTCCGTATGAGAAAATTGTTGGCACCTTCAAACACATAAGGAAACTTATTTGAATCAATGCACAGCAACGTAACCCCAGGGTAAGGGGTAAAAAAGAAGGTACTTGTTGTTGCTGTAATGCGGAATGTTAGATTCTATGTATTGGAGGCCAGTGGTACAAACGACTCAAGATTGATTCCTGTCTACTCATTGCCCTTGTGGCCACTCTCTCTTgaatattaaagaaaataaaggagTCGGATtagaaagaaaaggaaaagtgTGCAATTTCACTGTTAAAATTCTTATATTACATTGCTAAGCAAAAACTAAAGAAACCTACACTAATCCAAACATGTACAACCAACAACGTACCTTTGCAAAATTTGATGCATTTACAAGACTCAGATCAATTAACACTCACTAAAACAAAAACCAAACCCAAAAAAAGGGCAATTTATACCAAACTCGAAAttcaaaataattattaatcacCCTCCCTAATTaatctcctttttttttattttttcattttttattaacTGCCCTCATTTCCTATGATGACTAATTACTTTGTACTATCATTAGCCTTGTGGCcgttgatttgtgttccaccaTTGATCAGCAATATCTTGAGCGACTTTAATAGCGTCTGATGCAGTCCCCAACAGACCTCTTCTCGTGAATCCAACCGTATACAATCCTTTCCCTCCTTTCCACCCATCTGGAAATGCTACTTTTGGCATCCCATCATCACTAAAAAACTCACAATCCTGCATTTTTATCGTAACAATTTAGCAACAACACTAAGGGACGTAGGCAGTACATACGGTATATAAAAATGTTACCCCCAAAATCGGACCATTTAGCGTGCAAATGCAAGTGTAGGAAACGGGCAAAAAGAAGAGTCTCAAATTCCCCTTTttcttaaaaagaaaaaagaaaaaagaaaaagttatCACCCTGGCCTTCACCCTTGGTGGTGGGAGAATTTAAGAGATCCCAAGTTGAAAGGAACACATCATTCATCAAGAATTTAACTAGATTTTAAAATTTCTTTGTTTTCTGTTAGGAAAATATTTGTCTTAATCTAAGGGTATATCGTATAAATACAAATATGCAGTGTCTGAATTTCCCCTTTGTTTTTCTAACATAGAGGAAGAAATAACGCTTTGTAGGGTATTCGTATTGTCACCGGTTGTGTAAGATCGAAAGCGATTTAAGAGGATGAGAATAAGGATAAAAATTTGCTAATTTAATTTGaagtaaaattaatttttatcAACATTTTACCTTGAGCCAAAAGGGCACATTGCTCTTATATCCAGTTGCCAATATTATGGAATCAAATTTTCTCTCTTGACCATCTATAAATTTGGCCCCATTTTCTGTAATCTCCTTTACTCCTTCCATCACCTATACAATAATAAACacattatggaattaattagctTTCAAACTCGTGCGATACCAAGACTAAAACATATCACTTATCAGTATATTAGTAATAAAGAAAAGGCAGTTGTAGGCAAATAGTTGAGAAAAATAACCCATTTACTTATTATATAACAAAAGATCAACTAGCTTTTAAGCTCGTGTGATATACAAGCTAGAACATACTAATAATAAAGAGAACAAATGCTTCACGCCTATTTTATGACAAACGATCAATTATCTTTCAAGCTCGTGCAATAATACAGGCTAAAACATACTAATAAAAAGAGAGCAAAAACTTTACGCTTGCTATATGCATGCTAAAACATAGGGAGTAGTGAGtactaataataaatattttgaaGCTTATAATTACCTTAATCTTCCCTGATTTGATTAACGAGAGTGCACCCACATCAAGCACGGGAGTCTTCCCGGTGGCGTTCTTAAGCTCGAGCGGACCGGTCTTGGGCCGGCGGAGGCCAAACTGATCGGTGTTACCCAAGGTAAGATTCGCCACCAAGAGGAGTAACTTATCAACTAATCTCAAAGGGAACCATTTCAACAAAGTCATTGCAACTCCAAATGTGGAGAAACCGAACATTTCCCTTGGCAAAACATGCACCTACAAAATTGCACCAACATCTAATAAGTATAACCACTCACTTCAAACGACACCTTTATTATTGCGGACTACTTTTAAACAAACGGAATTATACTATTCACTTTTGCATTATACTCAATTTGTGCATCAAAATTTGATAACAAAAGATGCAATTTTAAAGCCATAACTAATTATGAAGTATTGTAGTTAGCTTCTATTCCTTATTTCCATGGACCGTATACTAGAGACTGGAGTCTGGAGTCTGGAGATAAGGCTCTTGGTTCCGTTCATATATGATACAACCGGTTATACACACTAATTAAAATAatctcaacaaaaaaaaataaaaataaaaataaatttaacagAAAAGTAtctgcaaaaataaaataaaaaacacatTCAATGCAAACTCAAATAAGTCAACCAGTCAAAAGCCAgaaaaaaaggagagagaaagaggagcttACAGAGTTTCTAGCCACCATGAAAGGCATAGCATTGTATCTACAAAGGTCCAAACTAACTTCCATGCCAGAATTCCCACACCCAATTACCAAAACCCTTTGATTACCAAACTCAACCCCAGACTTATACAAACTTGTATGCAAAAGCCTCCCTTGAAATCTGTCAATCCCTTGAATTTCAGGTATCAAAGGATCAGCATTCTCCCCTGTAGCAACAATCACCCACCTAGAAACGTACACATTTTCTTTCATTTCCTTGATCTTAACTCTCCACTTGGACGCTTCAGGGTCGAACATGGCGCTTTCGACTTCCTGGTTGAAAACAGGGACAATGTTGAAGAATGCAGCATAGGATTCCATGTAAGAAATGAACTGTTTCTTCGAAGGGTACTTTGGGAAATCTTTGGGAAACCCCATTAATGGGAGCTCACAGAATTTTCTTGGTAAGTGAAGTTTGAGACGGTCGTAAGTCCTTTGTTGCCACAAAGAAGCAATGCAATCTGATCTTTCTAGGATTAAGGAAGGTATCCCCTGTTTTGATAAACACGCCGCTATCGCTAACCCAGATGGGCCTGCCCCGACTATAATAGGACCCTCAATTTCCACCATTTTCAGGGGTGAGTTTGTgaattcttcttcttcctttgtACAACCCATTTTTGTTGGAACTGGGTTGCTCTGTTTTTGCTTTGAAAACAGGGGAAGGCGTGATGATTAAGGGAAAAGATTtggtttttttgtgtgtttttctctctcctggtAATTTGATGAAGAGGGAAGATTTGAGTTTGAGGAGTGAGAAGTAAGGTATAAAGTACAGGTTATATATATACTTGTATGTGTCTTGGTTtcgtttttaaaaaaatacttaAATTCCATTTCTTAGATTGAATCCCACTCTCTTTTTGGTATGCGTGAATGTAACGCTCCATTTTTGTTTATTGGGAACCCAAAAAATCTTATTGCACTACAGCTTTGGGTGTATTTATGGTCAGAAGTTGAGAAATCAAATATGGTTGGGACTTGGAGTTTAGTAGTAGATCCTAACGGACAACCGGGGTGGAGGGAGCCGATGGACTAAAGAATGGTATACTCAAGACTCAAGAGTCATGACTAGGGGTGTTCATGGGTGGTTAACCGTCTCGAAATTGGATTCGGTTCGGTAATCAAAAATTTCGGTTCGGCATTTTCATGAACCGTAACCGTACCGTTTAAACCGGTTACCGTTTAAACGGTTAACCGCGGTTTCGGTACGGTTACCCGTTTAACCATAAACCgctattaaattatttatttttattttggatcaCATTTAtcgtattattttttttacaaaaaacaACAATTTGAAATAGAAGATCAAGTCAAAGAAAAATAAGTCTAAACAACGTCTAAAATTACACAATttcatcaaattcaaacaaaattaCGAAGTAACGTACTTATTGTTTCAAGAAAGGACTAATGGGCTAAGAGCCTAAGAAGTAAGTACACTAATTGGGCTAGTTGtgcacaaacaaacatttttttactaAAATACTTCACCTataattttgtgattttgtcaCCTTCAACTAAATCAAattgaataatttttttgaaaaaataagtttcagttTATTCGGTTAACCGTTTTATCAAAAATTGTAACCGTAACCGACCCGTTTAACCGTTAATTTTGCCGGTTCGGTTACCGTAAccgtttatattattttttcggTTCGGTTTACCGCCCATTTAGGTCGGTTTTTTCGGTTTTCGGTACGGTACGCGGTTACGGTTTTTTATGAACACCCCTAGTCATGACGGTGCCTGTATTACATGCATCTACATTAGTAATACCAAGTACGAGCCTATATTGGTGTAGTGGAGTATATTTCTCCGTTTGTGTATGTGTATAATGCAAGCTTAACACGAGGCCTTTTGTTGGTAACTTGTACATAACTACATATTGTATGTCAAATGTGTCGCCAATTAAGTGCCAATGTGCATCACAATGTTGTATATTGAGTGTGACCGGATGATTCACTTGCCAAACTTATTTTCTTTCATCATTTATGAATTTTTTACTCTTATTTTCATTTGTAATAGTATCCTTTTGCAACTTGTGTTATAACAgatgcaaagaaagattaaataacgtaattaaagaacgcagagatttaacgtggttcactaacaatatgttagctacgtccacatgcagaggggaggaaagttttattgatcttgaggagtacaAATTTCAgaatacaactaggttatgacctagagagtttatatagtactctctagacagatgcggaaaaACCCATAAAATAGACAcaaaacagataaccctagtCTAGAATAACAAAACTTGAGTGACTACACGAGCTACTAATCTACCCTAGTACAGATTTATTATTGATACAAAATATGTTTGTTGTTTCTGGCATTAGAATATTATACATGTAGTAAAGAAAAAGTGACTACACGAGCTACGTACTGATCTATATTAAATTGTATTCCATGTTACATTGTATAAAATTGTCACATACTcgaagaaaaataataatacccCGATAAATGAACGTGAGTATTGATTAACTACTTTTTTACGGGATTGATTAACTAgtttaaaataaagtaattgTTAAAATCAACCTTCTAGGATGATTTCTAACTATGATTGTCTACTGACAATCACTGAAAGAcagagagaaagggagagaaagagagatAAACTTGATGAAATGAAAGTTGATCTTATTGAATTAATGAATAATAATTACAACAACAAGTGCTTATATACACTGAATGCAACGTGTTCTAACCAATGAAACAACTGCATTCTTACACATCAGCATTAGTACAACTAACTGATTATTACAGTGCTAACAGAATTCTTAAATTTTAGGGAAGTTGGTTGAGCTGCATTCTTCTAGAAGGCACGTGTAGATGAAGATGTTGCTTGTTGTTTGTTTGATGCATAGAAGTGTTGCAGACTACATGAAGTAGATAGGCAAGAATAAGGAGTTGCAGTAAGAGTGTATGCACCAAcaccccctcccccccccccccccccaaacttGGGATGGGAGAGACATTTGTCATGCCAAGTTTGGATGATAATGTTATGTGTTGAGGGCTAGGAAGGATTTTAGTAAAGATGTCAGCCAACTAATGTTGAGTGGGAAGATAACTTAGCTGTAAAAGACCCTCAACAACTTTGTCCCTTGTAAAGTGACAATCCACTTCTATGTGTTTAGTTCTTTCATTAAAAATAGGATTCTTTGCAATGTGAAGAGCAGATTGGTTATCACAGTTGAGTTGAACAAGTTGTAGGTTAGTGACACCCAATTCCTCTAACAATCTAACAATCCATGAGACTTCACTAGCAGCTTGAGTCATAGCTCTATATTCAGCTTCAGAGGAGCTCTTTGAAATGGTTGATTGCTTCTTTCACTTCCAACTGATAGGAGAATTACCCAAGAGTATAATGTAGCCAGTTATTGATCTTCTGGTTGAAGGGCAAGCAGCCCAATCAGAGTCACAAAAAGCTTGTAATGTGAGCTTGTCAGTGCCCCTTAGGAGAATACCTTGACCAGCAGTGTGATTGACATACCTCAGGGTATAAGTGAGAGCAGCAACATGAGAAAGCCTTGGTGAATGCATAAACAGGCTAAGGGATTGAACAACAAAAGCTAGATCAGGTCTAGTATGAGTCAAGAAATTAAGCTTGCCCACATAACATCTGTATAATTCGGGATTGGGATAAAGATCACCATCAGAAGAGAGTTTTAGGTTTAAAGGAAAGGGAGTGACAACAGGTTTGGAGATGTCCAGATCACAATCTTGTAACATTTCTTAGTATATTTCCTTTGAGTAAGAACATAGCCTTCAGGTGTTTGACAAACCTCAATGCCAAGAAAATAATTGAGAAGGCCTAAATCTTTAATGCTAAAAGTCTGGTGCAAATGAGTTTTGAGTGCATTAATTGTGTCCTCATTAGAGCCTGTGATGATAATATCATCAACACACACTGCCACCACAGTAATATCAGCAGAGTCATGTTTAATAAAAAGAGATTAGTCACTTTTAGATTGTTTGAAACCTTGAGAGGTTAGCTCATTGAGAAGTCTAGCAAACCACTGTCTAGATGCTTGTTTAAGACCATAAAGAGACTTAGTGAGCTTGCAAACCTGACCAATAGGAGCAGTGACACCCTCAGGAACTTTCATATACACTTCCTCATCAAGACTGCCATGTAAGAAGGCATTGTTGATGTCCATTGGAACAATTTCCAATGTCTACTAGCTACAAGAGAGATTAAACATCTGATTGTGGACATCTTTACAAaaggtgaaaaggtttcatgaTAATCAATGCCATACTTCTGAGTGGAACCTTTTGCAACTAATATGGCCTTATATCTTTCAATTGATCCATCaacatttttcttaattttgtaaACCCATTTACACCCTATTGCCTTTTTGCCCTTGGGAAGTACAACAAAATCCCAAGTGTGATCGTTGTTGAGAGCTGTAATTTCCTTTTCCATGGCAGTTATCTAGTTATCATATGTGGCAGCTTCTGAGTAGGAAGTAGGTTCAACCAAATCCATATGTGCAGCAATAAATACCTTGTGTTTGTCAGGTAAACTGTCATAAGCTACAAGGTTGCACCAATGTCTGACTGGTTGAGGACAAACATAGTCCTTGAGGTGAGAGGGTGGTTGAGTTCGTCTAGTAGATCTTCTGGAGGGAAGAATAGGGAATCCCAGAGGATTAATGTGAGAAAGTGAGCCAGAATTAGGTGAATTTGTAGGTACAGAAGAGGGAGAGATAGAAGTTGTAGGAGAAGTAGAAGATATAGGAGTGGAAGAATGAGAGGAAATTTGAGTAGAAGAAAGAGATCATGTATTAGAAACAGGTGTTGAATCAGAAGATTGATTAGAGAAAGTG
This sequence is a window from Spinacia oleracea cultivar Varoflay chromosome 1, BTI_SOV_V1, whole genome shotgun sequence. Protein-coding genes within it:
- the LOC110799817 gene encoding probable indole-3-pyruvate monooxygenase YUCCA4; protein product: MGCTKEEEEFTNSPLKMVEIEGPIIVGAGPSGLAIAACLSKQGIPSLILERSDCIASLWQQRTYDRLKLHLPRKFCELPLMGFPKDFPKYPSKKQFISYMESYAAFFNIVPVFNQEVESAMFDPEASKWRVKIKEMKENVYVSRWVIVATGENADPLIPEIQGIDRFQGRLLHTSLYKSGVEFGNQRVLVIGCGNSGMEVSLDLCRYNAMPFMVARNSVHVLPREMFGFSTFGVAMTLLKWFPLRLVDKLLLLVANLTLGNTDQFGLRRPKTGPLELKNATGKTPVLDVGALSLIKSGKIKVMEGVKEITENGAKFIDGQERKFDSIILATGYKSNVPFWLKDCEFFSDDGMPKVAFPDGWKGGKGLYTVGFTRRGLLGTASDAIKVAQDIADQWWNTNQRPQG